From Chloroflexota bacterium:
CCCCAGAACGGTGGACTTCTATGAGGGGAACCTAAGGCGGTTTCTCTGGTATTGCCAGAAGGAGGGTTACCCTCAGGATGTCCAAGACATTACCCCCGAGCATCTGGCAGACTTCTTCCTGTATGTTGGCGGTGCCGAGAAGAGGTGGGGGATAGGGGGCAACGGCTCGGAAAGATGCCGCCCAAAGGCCTCCAGGACCACACTTAGACACTACTATCGCAGCCTAAAGGTTTTCTTTGCCTGGTTGATTAGAGAGCGGATGCTCAATGAGTCCCCCCTGGCCAGCTTCAATGCTCCCCGCCCTGAGAAACCTCTAATCGAACCCTATACTGAAGACGAAATCCGCCAGATGCTGGACGTGTGCCAGTGGGACTGGGAGCACAACGCCCGCTTCCTCGGCAGCCGGAACAAGGCAAACATCCTTGTTCTTCTGGACACGGGAGTCAGGC
This genomic window contains:
- a CDS encoding phage integrase N-terminal SAM-like domain-containing protein, whose protein sequence is MVVKVQVATGLSALVGRFALWCRVEGKSPRTVDFYEGNLRRFLWYCQKEGYPQDVQDITPEHLADFFLYVGGAEKRWGIGGNGSERCRPKASRTTLRHYYRSLKVFFAWLIRERMLNESPLASFNAPRPEKPLIEPYTEDEIRQMLDVCQWDWEHNARFLGSRNKANILVLLDTGVRRSELEGLRLEDTDLVLLR